In the Actinomycetota bacterium genome, GAGGTATCTGCCAGCGGGCCGACCACGATCTCCGAGTTCGACGCGGAACGCGGCGGGGTCGTGACCTACGAGATCTCGCCGGACGAAGTCGGCATCGCACGCGGCACGCTTGCCGATATCGCCGGTGGCAACGCCGAGGAGAACGCCCGCCTCGTGCGCGCAGTTCTCGAAGGCGAGCACGGTCCCCGGCGCGATGTCGTGCTCATGAACGCCGCCGCCGCGCTGCTGGCTGCGGGCGAGGTCCCTGATCTGGCCGAAGGTGTTGTCCGCGCACGTGAGGCGATCGACACCGGCAAGGCGCTTTCGGTGCTCGAATCGCTCGTGTCGGTCTCGATGCGGCTCGGTGCCGAGGCACGCGAGCGTGCAGCCGCAGCCGGGGAGGTGAGCGTGTGAGCGACTTTCTCGAGGTCATGATGGCGCGGCGGCGCGATCGCATCCAAGCTGAGTACGGCGACCTTTCTCCGGCCGACCGCGAGCGGCTTGTGTGCTGCGCCCGCCCGGTGCGCGACTTCGCGGCGGCACTGCGCGACCGCGCCGACATCGCCGTCATCGCCGAGATCAAGAAGGCCTCCCCGAGCGCTGGGCCCATCGCGCCGGACTGCGAGGCGTCCAAGCAAGCACTTCACTACCAGCGCGGCGGTGCGGCAGCGGTCAGCGTGCTCACCGAACCGGAGAGCTTCGGCGGGTCGTTCGCGGACCTCTCGGATGTCGCTGATGCCGTGGACCTGCCCGTGCTCTGCAAGGACTTCATCGTCGATCCCGTTCAGCTGTTCGTCGCTCGCGGCCACGGCGCCGATGCCGTTCTGCTCATGGTCAGCGTTCTCGGCCACATGACGCGCGACTACGCGGACATCGCGGAAACGCTCGGGCTCACGCCGGTGGTCGAGATCGCGACGAGCGAGGAGCTCACGATCGCACTCGGCGTGCGGTCCGGGGTCGTCGCCGTCAACAGCCGCGACCTGCGCACGCTTGAGGTCGATCCGGAACGGGCCTGCGGCGTGCTTGAGGCCGCCCAGCGCTTCGACCTGACGCTGGTCGCAGCGAGCGGGGTCAAGGACCGCGCGGACGTGGAGGCGGCGGCACGTGCGGGCGCGGACGCCGTTCTCGTGGGCGAGACGCTCATGCGCAGCCCATTTCCCGAGGAGGTGCTGGAAGAACTAACGGGGGTCGCGAGATCGGCGTCCCGAGCTATAGCAGGGTAGACGCGGTTTCGCCACAGGGCGGGCTGCAGGATTTCGGGGTATGTGCCCCGGGGATATGGAGGACGAGATGGGAAGCGACAAGACGAGGTTCGGGCTTGATGAG is a window encoding:
- a CDS encoding indole-3-glycerol phosphate synthase TrpC, whose protein sequence is MSDFLEVMMARRRDRIQAEYGDLSPADRERLVCCARPVRDFAAALRDRADIAVIAEIKKASPSAGPIAPDCEASKQALHYQRGGAAAVSVLTEPESFGGSFADLSDVADAVDLPVLCKDFIVDPVQLFVARGHGADAVLLMVSVLGHMTRDYADIAETLGLTPVVEIATSEELTIALGVRSGVVAVNSRDLRTLEVDPERACGVLEAAQRFDLTLVAASGVKDRADVEAAARAGADAVLVGETLMRSPFPEEVLEELTGVARSASRAIAG